CGGAGGCCACCGGGACATCCACTGCCCCGCAGACGGCACACTCTCCGTGACCGTGTCCGAGGGCACCCGCCCGGACGCCGAGGCGGCCATCGCCGCGGCCCGCCGGGCCTTCGACGAAGGCCCCTGGCCGCACACCTCCGAGCGCGAGCGCGGCGCACTCCTGCTGCGCACCGCCGACATCCTCGAACGCGACACCGACGCGTTCGCCCGCGCCGAATCACTGGACACCGGCAAACGGCTGGTGGAGAGCGAGTACGACATCGCCGATGTCGTCTCCTGCTTCCGCTACTTCGGGGGGCTGGGCGGCACCGACGCCGGCCGCGTCATCGACACCGGCCGCGACGACGCCGTCAGCCGCGTCGTGTACGAGCCGATCGGCGTGTGCGCGCTGATCACCCCCTGGAACTACCCGCTGCTCCAGGCGAGCTGGAAGGTCGCACCGGCCCTCCTCGCGGGCAACACCATCGTCCTCAAGCCCAGCGAGCACACCCCCTCCACCTCGATCCTGCTGATGAGGGCACTGGCGGAAGCCGGACTTCCGGACGGCGCCGCCAACCTCGTCCTGGGCACCGGGCCCGAGGTGGGAGCACCGCTCGCCGAGCACCCCGCCGTCGACATGGTCTCCTTCACCGGCGGCCTGGACACCGGAAGACGCATCATGGCCACCGCCGCCGCGACCGTGAAGAAGGTCGCCCTGGAGCTCGGCGGCAAGAACCCCAACGTCGTCTTCGCCGACGCCGACTTCGAGACGGCCGTGGACTTCGCGCTCACGGCCGTCTTTCTGCATTCGGGCCAGGTCTGCTCGGCGGGCGCCCGGCTGATCGTCGAGGACGCGCTGCACGACCGGTTCGTGGACGAGGTGGTCCGCCGTGCCCGGCGGATCCGCCTCGGCGGCCCCTTCGACCCGCACGCCGACACCGGACCGCTCATCTCCGCCCAGCACCTGGCGAAGGTCGAGGCATACGTCGCCGCCGGACTCGCCGAGGGCGCCGTCCTGCGCTGCGGCGGCGAACGCCCGGACGACCCCGCCCTGGCCGGCGGGCACTACTACCCGCCGACCGTGCTCGACGCATGCGGCCAGGACATGAGCGTGGTGCACGAGGAGTCCTTCGGACCCGTCCTCACCGTGGAGCGCTTCACCGACGAGGACGACGCGGTACGCATCGCCAACGACACCGAGTACGGACTCGCCGGTGCCGTCTGGACGCAGGACGCCGGCAAGGCCCAGCGGGTCGCCCGCCGGCTGCGCCACGGCACGGTGTGGATCAACGACTACCACCCCTATGTGCCGCAGGCGGAGTGGGGCGGGTTCGGGCACTCCGGCGTGGGCCGGGAGCTGGGACCGACGGGCCTGGACGAGTACCGGGAGCCCAAACACATCTGGCAGAACATCCAACCCCGGCCGCAGCACTGGTTCCGCGGCTGAACGCCGAAAAGAGGTCGAACATGACCCCAGCAACGACCGAGGCGCCGCGGCGGCGCGACACCCCCCAGGACTCGGCACCCACGCCGGTCATCTCCGTACGCGCACTGTGGAAGGTGTTCGGGCCGAAGGCGGCCCACGTACCCGGATCCGAGGAGCTGCGGGGACTCACCCGGCGCGAACTGATGGACCGCACCGGATGTACGGCCGCCGTGCGCGACGTGCACTTCGACGTCGCACCCGGCGAGGTGTTCGTCGTGATGGGTCTGTCCGGCTCCGGCAAGTCCACGCTGGTGCGCTGTCTGACCCGGCTCATCGAACCCACCGCCGGCGAGATCCTCTTCGAGGGCGAGGACATCCGCGACGCGGACGCGAGCCGCCTGCGCGAACTGCGCCGCAGCAAGTTCTCCATGGTCTTCCAGCACTTCGGGCTGCTGCCGCACCGCCGGGTCGTCGACAACGTGGCCTTCGGCCTGGAGATCCGCGGCATGAGCAGAGCCGAGCGCACCAAGCGCGCCCTGGAGGTCGTCGAACTCGTCGGCCTGTCCGGGTACGAGAACTCCTACCCCGACCAGCTCTCCGGCGGCATGCAGCAGCGTGTGGGCCTCGCCCGCGCCCTGGCCGGCGACCCCGACGTCCTCCTCTTCGACGAACCCTTCTCGGCGCTCGACCCGCTGATCCGCCGGGACATGCAGAACGAGGTCGTCCGGCTGCACCGCGAGGTCGGCAAGACGATGGTGTTCATCACCCACGACCTGTCCGAGGCACTGCGTTTGGGCGACCGCATCCTCATCATGCGCGACGGCAAGACGGTCCAGTGCGGCACCGGCGACGAACTGGTCGGCGCCCCCGCGGACGACTACGTACGGGACTTCGTCAGGGACGTGCCCCGCGGTGACGTGCTGACCCTGCGGTGGATCATGCGCCCCGCGGAGCCGGACGACCCCCTGGACGGTCCCGAACTCGGCCCGGACGTCGTGGTGAAGGAGGCCACGCGAGCGGTGCTCGCGGCCGACAAGCCGGTCAAAGTCGTCGAGAACGGCAAGCTGCTCGGCATCGTCGGCGACGACGAGATCCTCGCGGTGGTCGCCGGGCAGGAAGGCGACGCGTGATGACCGTCGCCGTGCAGAAGGCCGGGAGGCCGGAGAGAACCGGGACCGAGGAGCCGCCCGCTCCCGCCCGGCGGGCGCGCACGGTCAGCCGCTCGATGATCGTGGCCGCGATCCTGGTCGTCTGGCTCGCCCTCTTCGCCGTGCTGCGCGGCAAGCAGACCCTGTCCCTCGCCGCGGCCGATCTGACCGACCTGCACCGGTGGTTCAACGACGTCAACGACTCCATCGGGGCGAACCGCAACTCCAACCCGCTCTTCCTCTACTTCTTCAACGAGATCCGCCTGGTCATCGACTCCCTGGTGACCTTCGTCCAGGAGCTGATCTCGCAGCCGGCCGCGGGCCGCCCGGTTCCGCAGATCGGCTGGCTCGGTGTCGTGGGCATCGTCGGCTACGTCTCCTGGGCCGTGGGCAACTGGCGGGTCGCGCTGCTGACCGTCGCCGGCTTCACCTTCCTCGGCCTCCAGGGCCTCTGGCAGGAAAGCATGGACACGCTGGCGCTGACCCTCTCCGCGGTGTTCGTGGCACTGCTGTTCGCCCTTCCCCTGGGCGTGTGGGCCGGGCTGTCCGACCGGGTCAACCGGATCATGACGCCGTTCCTGGACTTCATGCAGACGATGCCCACCTTCGTCTATCTGGCGCCCCTGACCCTGTTCTTCCTGATCGGCCCGGCCTCCGCCACCATCGCCACGGCGATCTACGCGGCACCACCCGCGATCCGCATCACCGCCCACGCCATCCGGTCGGTGCCCGAGACCACCGTGGAGGCGGCGGACTCGATGGGCGCGACGCGGCGTCAGGCGCTGCTGAAGGTCCTGCTTCCGATGTCCCAGCGCACCGTGGTGATGGGCGTCAACCAGACCATCATGGCCGCCCTGGCCATGGTGACCATCGCGGCCCTGATCAACGCGCCCGGCCTCGGAGCGACCGTCGTCCAGGCCCTGCAGTCGCTGGACGTCGGCACGGCCTTCAACGCCGGACTCGCCATCGTCGTCCTGGCCATCGTGCTGGACCGGGTCACCACCGCCGCGAGCGGACGGGCCGACTCGGCCCGGGGCTCGGACAGTTCCTTCCTCAAGTGGCGGCGGCAGCTCATGGTGGCCGGGGGAGTGATGGCCGCGGTCCTGGTGTACCTGTCGCACACGTATCTGTGGGCGGCCGAGTTCCCCGGCGAGGGCAGCACCGGAAGCACCATCGCCAGGGCGGCGACCGATGTGACCACCTGGGCACAGGACAACCTGTCGGGACTGACCAACGCCTTCCGGGACATCCTCACCACCGGCCTGCTCAACCCCTTCCAGACCGTGCTGACGGACTCCCCGTGGTGGCTCGTGGGCGCCGCCCTCGCCGCGCTCGGCACGGTGCTCGGCGGATGGCGTGCCGGGCTCACCACCGCCGTGTGCGTGGGCCTGCTCATCGGCACCGGTGTGTGGTCGGACGCCATGACGACCCTGGCGTCCACCGCGGTGGCGACCGTGCTCGTGATGCTGCTCGGCGTCGTCCTCGGGGTGTGGATGGGCCGCAGCGCGCTCGTCGACCGGCTGCTCAGGCCCACGCTGGACGCGGCGCAGGTCATGCCGCCGTTCGTCTATCTCGTGCCGTTCCTCGCGCTGTTCGGCGCGACACGGTTCACGGCCATCGTCGCGGCGATCGTCTACGCGGCGCCCGTCGCGATCAAAATCATCGCCGACGGGGTGCGGGCCGTGCCCGGGACCACCGTCGAAGCGGCGATGTCCACCGGATGCAACACCTGGCAGATCATCACCAAGGTCCAGCTGCCCATGTCACGCGGAGCCCTGACCCTCGCGACCAACCAGGGCCTGATCTACGTGCTCTCGATGGTCGTGGTGGGCGGCCTGGTGGGAGCGGGCGCCCTCGGCTACGACGTCGTGGCCGGGTTCTCGCAGGGCCAGCTGTACGGCAAGGGACTGGCGGCCGGACTCGCCATCGTCCTGCTCGGAGTCATGTTCGACCGGATCACTCAGGCAGCGGCTCGCCGCGCCGGGGCATAAGGAGCACCTCACCATGGCACGACACTGGAGAGCCGGCGCGGCCGGCCTGGCCGTCCTCGGCCTCACCCTCACGGCTTGCGGGGGCGCGAAGGTCGGCGACGACAGCGCGGCCGGCTCGGGCAGCTCGGGCACATGCGGAACCTTCAACCTCGCGATCAACCCGTGGGTGGGCTACGAGGCGAACGCGGCGGTCCTCGCCTACGTCGCCGAACACGACCTCGGCTGCAAGGTCGAGCAGAAGGACCTCAAGGAGGAGATCGCCTGGCAGGGCTTCGGCACGGGTGAGGTCGACGCCGTCGTGGAGAACTGGGGCCACGACGACCTGAAGAAGAAGTACATCACCGAACAGAAGACGGCCGTCGAGGCCGGTCCGACCGGCAACAAGGGCCTCATCGGCTGGTACGTGCCGCCGTGGCTGGCCAAGGCGCACCCCGACATCACCGACTGGAAGAACCTCGACAAATACGCGTCGAAGTTCAAGACCTCGGAGTCGGGCGGCAAGGGCCAGCTCCTCGACGGCGACCCCTCGTACGTCACCAACGACGAGGCCCTCGTCAAGAATCTCAAGCTGGACTTCAAGGTGGTGTACGCGGGCAGCGAGACCGCGCTTATCCAGGCGTACCGCAATGCAGAGAAGAACAAGGAATGGGTGATCGGCTACTTCTACGAGCCGCAGTGGTTCCTGTCCGAGGTGCCGCTGAAGAAGGTCAGCCTCCCCGAGTACAAGGAGGGCTGCGACGCCGACGCGGAGAAGGTCGCCTGCGACTACCCCGTGTACGAACTCGACAAGATCGTCAGCGCGAAGTTCGCCAAGTCCGGCAGCCCCGCCTATGACCTGGTGAAGAACTTCACCTGGACCAACGACGACCAGAACACCGTGGCCAAGTACATCGCGGTGGACAAGATGGCGCCCGAGGCCGCGGCGAAGAAGTGGGTCGAGGCCAACCGCGACAAGGTCGACGCCTGGATCAATTGACTTGCTCCTCGGGCTGAAGCCCGAGGATTCTGGCCTTCCCTAACCGGTTGCTGTGCCGCTACGCGGCACGGTTTCCGGTAGGGAATCCGTGGCTTCCTGCTTCTTCGCGCTGTGCCGGGATTTCTCCTGGTCTCACCGGCGCTCCGCAGGCCGATACCGCCAGTCCGGCGGCCGTCTTCACATTGATCGCGGCGTTGGTGTCCCGGTCGTGGACGGTGCCGCAGGCGGTACAGGTCCATTCCCGCACGTTCAGGGGTTTGGGTCCGTCCTTCACACCACAGGTCGAGCAGGTCTGGGACGTCGGTTCGAACCGGCCGATCCTGACCAGGGTGCGGCCGTACCGTTCCGCTTTGTACTCCAGCATGCTGATGAACGATGACCATCCGGCGTCGTGCACGGACTTGGCCAGCCTCGTACGGGCCAGTCCCGCCACCGACAGGTCCTCCACGGCGATCCCTTGGTTCTCGGAGATCAGCTTCGTGGAGAGCTGGTGGTGGAACTCACGGCGCGCGTCGGCGACCTTGGCGTGGGCGCGGGCGGCCTTCAGGCGGGCCTTGTCCCGGTTCTTGGACCCCTTCTGCTTGCGGGACAGTTCCTTTTGGGCCTTCTTGACTTTCTTCTCCGCGCGCCGCAGGAAGCGCGGGGAGTCGATCTTCGTGCCGTCGGAGAGGACCGCGAAGTGGGTCAGGCCGAGATCGATGCCGATGGTGCGGTCGTTCTCCGGCATCTGTGCCGCGTCGGCGTCCGGGTCGGTGTCGATGACGAAGGAGGCGAAATATCTGCCGGCCGCGTCCTTGACGACGGTGACGGAGGTGGGCGTGGCGGGCAGGGTGCGGGACCATTTCACCTTCACCGCGCCGATCTTCGGCAGGCTCAGACGGCCACGGTCGGTGATGCTCCAGCGGGCGTTGGCAGTGAAACGGATCGACTGTCGGGCGTCCTTGCGCGACTTGAAACGGGGCGGGCCCAGTTTCGGTCCTTTACGGGCGCCCTTGAGGGAGGCGAAGAAGTTCTTGTAGGCGGCCTCGGCGTCCCGCAGGGACTGCTGGAGGACGACGGCGGACACCTCGCCCAGCCAGGACCGTTCCGCTGTCCGCTTCGCCTCGGTGATCAGCTTCCGGGACAGATGGCCGGCCGTCGGGAACGGCTGTGCGGACCTTCGGGCGTCTTCGCGGGCGCGGACCGCGTCGTTGAACACGACACGGGCGCACCCGAACGCCTTCGCCAACGCAGTCTGCTGGCCGGTGTCCGGGTACACGCGGAAGCTGTACCTGAGCTGCATGATCGTCACCCTACGTGCTCGGGTTATGGGTGAGATGCAGGAGATCAGAACTGGTCGCCACTGTGCTTTCGTGATGCATGTGTACTCGGTCTTCGTGACCAAGTTCCGGCACAAAGTCTTCACCGATGCCCACTTGAGGCGGATGGAGGAGATCATGCGGTCGGTGTGTACGGACTTCGAGTGCGACCTGGTGGAGTTCAACGGGGAGGCCAATCACGTCCACCTGCTGGTGAACTTTCCGCCCAAGGTCGCCGTGACCAAGCTGGTCAACTCCCTCAAGGGCGTCTCGTCCCGCGGCCTCCGTCAGGAGTTCCCCGACCTGGTGCGCCATTACTGGCGGGCCAACAAGCTCTGGTCCGCGTCCTACTTCGTCGGAACCGGCGGCGGTGCCGAGCTCTCCGTGGTCAGGCAGTACATCGAACAGCAGAACCGGCCGGTGTGAGCACCGCCCGGCTCCGCCGGGAGAAGCCCTCCCGGCGCTCCGCGCCGCGGGCGAAGAACCGCGGTGTCCGGCGCCGCCGGACCAGATGCGGCGACGCTCCGCGTCGACACCACCAGATTCGCTTCACCACCGGCCTGAAGACCGATGCACTGCGAATGAATTCCGGGAGCGCGCGGGAACGCCCGTGTGAGTCCGGCCGCGGAGGCCCGGCAGGCTGTGTCGTCAGCCTGCCGGGCCTCGTCGTTTTGCGCTGGTACCTCCCCGTCGCGGCCAGGTGATTTTCCGGCGTCGCGGACCTCTTGACACGCCGATGCACGGCGGGCACATTGAGTTGCGCAACCTGAACCCTGTTGCGTAGACAGCAACTGGATCGCTTTCAACGTCGGAGGTGCGGCGATGGCGGGACCCCGGGTGGTCATCATCGGAGCGGGCGTCGTGGGGGCGGCGCTCGCCGACGAGATCTCCGCGCGCGGCTGGACCGAAGTGACCGTGGTCGACCAGGGCCCACTGCCCGCCACCGGGGGCTCCTCGTCGCACGCCCCGGGCCTGGTCTTCCAGACCAACGCCTCCAAGACCATGACCGAGATGGCCCGTTACACCGTCGAGAAGCTGTGCTCACTGGACGTCGACGGGCAGCCCTGCTTCCTCCAGGTCGGCGGCCTGGAGGTGGCCACCGGCCCGGAGCGCGTCACCGAACTCCAGCGACGCCACGGCTGGCTCGCCTCCTGGGGCATCGAGTCCCGGCTGCTGACCACCGAGGAGTGCGTCGCACAGCACCCGCTCGTCAACCCGGACAAGGTCCTCGCCGGCCTCCACGTGCCGACGGACGGCCTCGCCAAGGCGGTCCTCGCCGTCGAGGCGCAGATCCGCCGGGCCACCGAGCGCGGCGTCAGCTTCCTCGCCCGCCACGAAGTCCTCGACATCCGGCAGGCCGAGGGCGAGGTGACCGGCGTCCTCACCGACCAGGGCGAGATCCCCGCCGACATCGTCGTGTGCTGCGCGGGCATCTGGGGCCCGAAGATCGCCCGCATGGCCGGCATGAACCTCCCGCTCACCCCGCTTGCCCACCAGCTCGCCTGGACGGGCCCGGTCCCCGCCCTGGCCGGGCAGACGCAGGAGGCGGTCCGCCCGATCCTGCGCCACCAGGACGCCGACCTCTACTACCGCGACCGCTTCGACGGCCTGGGCATCGGCTACTACGGCCACCGCCCCATGCCGGTCTCCGCCGACGACATCCTCTCCGTGGACGAGTCCGACGAGATGCCCTCCGTCCTGAAGTTCACCGAGGAGGACTTCGAGGAGGCCTGGACCGAGACGCAGTCACTGCTCCCGGCGACGAAGGACGCCAAGGTCGAGGAAGGCATCAACGGCCTGTTCTCCTTCACCACCGACGGCCTGCCCCTGCTCGGCGAATCCCCGGACGTCAAGGGCTTCTGGGTCGCCGAGGCCGTCTGGGTCACGCACTCCGCCGGCGTCGGGAAGGCCATGGCCGAATGGCTCGTCGACGGCTACTGCTCCTCCTTCGACCTGCACGAGTGCGACGTCAACCGCTTTGAACCGCACCAGCTCTCACCGGAGTACGTACTGGCCCGCGACTGCCAGAACTTCGTCGAGGTCTACGACATCCTGCACCCGCTGCAACCGTCCGGGGACCCCCGCCCGATCCGCACCAGCCCGTTCCAGACCCGCCAGCGGGAACTGGGCGCCTTCTTCCTGGAGGCGAACGGCTGGGAACGCCCGCAGTGGTACGAGGCCAACGCGGGCCTGGTCGAGGGCCGTTCCATCGTCACCCCCAACGACTGGGCCGCGAAGTACTGGTCGCCCATCGTCGCCGCCGAGGCCCAGACCACCCGCGAGACCGTCGCGATGTACGACATGACGGCCCTCAAGCGGCTGGAGGTCAGCGGGCGCGGCGCCGGCGCGTTCCTGGAGCGGCTGTGCACCGGCAAGGTCGCCAAGTCCGTGGGCTCGGTGACGTACACGCTGCTCCTCGACCACGACGGCGGTATCCGCAGCGACGTCACCGTCGCCCGGCTGGCCCCCGACCTCTTCCAGGTCGGCGCCAACGGCAACCTGGACCTCGACTGGTTCACCCGCCACCTCCCCGTCGACGGCACGGTCCAGGTCCGCGACATCACCCCCGGCACCTGCTGCATCGGTCTGTGGGGACCGCGCGCCCGCGACGTCCTCCAGCCGCTCACCGACGCGGACTTCTCGGCGACCGGCCTGAAGTACTTCCGCGCCCAGCGCGCCCACATCGGCTCCGTGCCCGTCACCGCGATGCGCCTGTCGTACGTCGGTGAGCTCGGCTGGGAGCTGTACACCACCGCCGACCTGGGGCAGAAGCTGTGGGACACGCTGTGGCAGGCGGCCGAGCCGCTGGGCGGCATCGCGGCCGGGCGGGGCGCCTTCAACAGCCTCCGGCTGGAGAAGGGCTACCGGTCCTTCGGCACGGACATGACGTACGAACACGATCCGTACGAGGCCGGTGTCGGCTTCGCCGTGAAGCTCGACAAGGACGACTTCGTGGGGAAGGCGGCGTTGGAGCGGCGCAAGTCCGAGGTCCGGCGGAAGCTGACCTGTCTCACGATCGACGACCCGAAGGCCGTCGTCATGGGCAAGGAGCCGGTGTACGACGGGGACTGTGCGGTGGGGTACGTCACCAGTGCCGCTTACGGCTACACGATCGGCAAGGGCATTGCCTACGCGTGGCTGCCGGTGGAGCTTGCGGAGCCGGGGACCGTGGTGCACATCGGGTACTTCGATCAGTCCGTCGAGGCGGTTGTTGCTGAGGAGCCGTTGTTCGATCCGTCGATGTCCCGTCTTCGTGGGTGAGTTTTCGTCTGCGGGTGCGTCGTGGCTTGTCGCACAGTTCCCCGCGCCCCCTGAAGGCCGTTCCACCACAGCCTCGTTGGAAGGAACCCACCCGGTGACTGCACAACTCCTCGACGGCCCCGGACTGATCACCAAGGACATGCCGCGCCCCGGCGCGGCCGTCCCCGACGTCGGCATCACCCGCACCGACCAGGGCCTGGTCGGGGACATCCACCCGGACGCCGCGGAGAGGAACGCGAACGCCGTATGAACGCGCTGAACACCCCCTTGGCGGAGCTGGACCCCGAGGTCCACGCCGCGCTCCGCGCCGAGCTGCACCGCCAGCAGTCCACCCTCGAGATGATCGCCTCCGAGAACTTCGCGCCGTCCGCCGTGATGGAGGCCCAGGGTTCGGTCGCGACCAACAAGTACGCCGAGGGCTACCCCGGCCGCCGCTACTACGGCGGCTGCGAACACGTCGACGTCACCGAGCGGCTGGCCATCGAGCGCGTCAAGTCCCTCTTCGGCGCCGGCTTCGCCAACGTGCAGCCGCACTCGGGCGCCCAGGCGAACACCGCCGTCTTCTTCGCCCTGCTCCAGCCCGGCGACACCGTCCTCGGGCTCGACCTCGCGCACGGCGGGCACCTCACCCACGGCATGCGCATCAACTACAGCGGCAAGATGCTCAACGTCGTGCCGTACCACGTGTCCGAGGCGGACAACCTCGTCGACATGGACGAGGTCGAGCGGCTCGCCAAGGAGCACCGCCCCAAGATGATCATCGCGGGCTGGTCGGCGTACCCCAGGCAGCTGGACTTCGCGGCCTTCCGCCGGATCGCCGACGAGGTGGGCGCCCTGCTGATGGTCGACATGGCGCACTTCGCCGGACTGGTGGCGGCCGGCCTGCACCCGAGCCCCGTACCGCACGCCCACGTCACGACCACCACGACGCACAAGACACTCGGCGGCCCGCGCGGCGGCGTCATCCTCACCGACGAGGCCGGCCTCGCCAAGAAGATCAACTCGGCGGTGTTCCCCGGCATGCAGGGCGGCCCGCTGGAGCACGTCATCGCCGCCAAGGCGGTGTCGTTCAAGGTCGCCGCGACACCGGAGTTCGCCGAACGCCAGGCGCGGACGCTCGCCGGCGCCCGCATCCTCGCCGAACGCCTCACCCGGGCGGACGCGGCGGCCGCCGGAGTCAAGGTGCTGACCGGCGGCACGGACGTCCACCTCGTCCTGGTCGACCTGCGCGACTCCGAGCTCGACGGCCGTCAGGCCGAGGACCTGCTCCACGAGATCGGCATCACCGTCAACCGCAACGCCGTGCCCTTCGACCCGCGCCCGCCCTTGGTCACCTCGGGCCTGCGCATCGGCACCCCGGCTCTGGCCACCCGCGGCTTCACCGAGGAGGACTTCGCCGAGGTCGCGGACGTCATCGCCCTCGCCCTCCAGCCGGAGCCGGACGTGACCGCCTTGCGTGCCCGCACGGAGGCCCTGGCCGCCAAGCACCCGCTCTACCCGCACCTGTCCGACAACGGAGACGCCCGATGAGCCCCCGCACCCCCGGCGCCGAGCTTCCCGAACACCCCGACTGGCTGTGGCGCAACCCCGAGCCGAAGCGCTCGTACGACGTCGTCATCGTGGGTGGCGGCGGACACGGCCTGGCCACCGCCCACTACCTCGCGAAGAACCACGGCATCACCAACGTCGCCGTGCTGGAGAAGGGCTGGCTGGCGGGCGGCAACATGGCCCGCAACACCACGATCATCCGCTCCAACTACCTCTGGGACGAGAGCGCCGGCATCTACGAGCACGCCCTCAAGCTGTGGGAAGGCCTGGCGGACGAACTCGACTACCCGATCCTCTTCTCCCAGCGCGGCGTACTGAACCTCGCCCACAGCCTCCAGGACGTCCGCGACAGTGTGCGCCGCGTCGAGGCCAACCGCCTCAACGGCGTGGACGCCGAGTGGCTCGACGCGGACGGCGTCAAGGACGTCTGCCCGATCGTCAACATCTCCCCGGACGTGCGCTATCCCGTCCTCGGCGCCACCTACCAGCCCCGAGCGGGCATCGCCAAGCACGACCACGTCGCCTGGGGCCTGGCCCGCTCCGCCGACGCCGCCGGCATCGACATCATCCAGAACTGCGAGGTCACCGGCCTCGACGTGGTCGGCAACCGGGTGGTCGGAGTCCGGACCACCCGGGGCCCGATCGCCGCGGGCAAGGTGGCGCTCTGCTCGGCGGGCCACACCTCTGTCCTCGCGGCCATGGCGGGCATCGAACTCCCGGTGCAGAGCCACCCCTTGCAGGCGCTGGTGTCGGAGCTGCTGGAACCGGTCCACCCGACGGTGGTCATGTCCAACGCCGTCCACGTCTACGTCAGCCAGGCGCACAAGGGCGAGCTGGTGATGGGCGCGGGCATCGACGCCTACAACTCCTACACCCAGCGCGGCGCCTTCCACATCATCGAGGAGCAGATGGCGGCGGCCCTGGAACTCTTCCCGGTCTTCGCCCGCGCCCATGTCCTGCGCACCTGGGGCGGCATCGTCGACGTCAGCCCCGACGCCTCACCGATCATCGGCCTCAGCCCGGTGGACAACCTCTACCTCAACTGCGGCTGGGGAACCGGCGGTTTCAAGGCCACGCCCGGTGTCGGCTGGGTCTACGCCCACACCATCGCCCACGACACCCCGCATCCGCTCAACGCCCCCTTCTCGCTCGACCGTTTCACCACCGGCGCGCTCGTCGACGAGCACGGCGCGGCCGCGGTGGCCCACTAGGACCACTGGAAGCTTTGGGAGCCGATCCATGCTGCTGATTCCCTGCCCGTGGTGCGGACCTCGCGACGAGGCCGAGTTCCACTACGGCGGCCAGGCCCATGTGCCGTACCCGGAGGACCCGGCGTCCCTCACCGACGAGGAGTGGGCCCGCTACCTCTTCTTCCGCGACAACCCCAGGGGCCCCTTCGCCGAGCGCTGGAGCCACGCAGCGGGCTGCCGCCGCTGGTTCAACGCCGTCCGGGACACGTCGACGAACGAGATCCTGACGGTGTACCGGGCGGGGGAGGAGCGCCCGGAGACGGTTGAGGCGCGTTCGGTTGCTCCGCAGCCGCGTCCAGCAATCCCAGCCCGTCCGGCGTTTGAGGACGAGGCCGTTCAGGCCGATACGGGGGCCTGGGGGCAGAGCCCCCAGCGGGATCCGGGGGCAGAGCCCCTGGTTTCGGGAAGGGGCGGGGTGGGGGAGAACACCCAGCCGTTCCGTCACCCCACCCGCGGCCTCATCCACCGCGACGAGCCCCTCACCTTCACCTTCGACGGCACCGAATACCAGGGCTACAG
The Streptomyces tuirus genome window above contains:
- a CDS encoding aldehyde dehydrogenase family protein — translated: MADLYVDGTWRDPVAGGHRDIHCPADGTLSVTVSEGTRPDAEAAIAAARRAFDEGPWPHTSERERGALLLRTADILERDTDAFARAESLDTGKRLVESEYDIADVVSCFRYFGGLGGTDAGRVIDTGRDDAVSRVVYEPIGVCALITPWNYPLLQASWKVAPALLAGNTIVLKPSEHTPSTSILLMRALAEAGLPDGAANLVLGTGPEVGAPLAEHPAVDMVSFTGGLDTGRRIMATAAATVKKVALELGGKNPNVVFADADFETAVDFALTAVFLHSGQVCSAGARLIVEDALHDRFVDEVVRRARRIRLGGPFDPHADTGPLISAQHLAKVEAYVAAGLAEGAVLRCGGERPDDPALAGGHYYPPTVLDACGQDMSVVHEESFGPVLTVERFTDEDDAVRIANDTEYGLAGAVWTQDAGKAQRVARRLRHGTVWINDYHPYVPQAEWGGFGHSGVGRELGPTGLDEYREPKHIWQNIQPRPQHWFRG
- a CDS encoding quaternary amine ABC transporter ATP-binding protein: MTPATTEAPRRRDTPQDSAPTPVISVRALWKVFGPKAAHVPGSEELRGLTRRELMDRTGCTAAVRDVHFDVAPGEVFVVMGLSGSGKSTLVRCLTRLIEPTAGEILFEGEDIRDADASRLRELRRSKFSMVFQHFGLLPHRRVVDNVAFGLEIRGMSRAERTKRALEVVELVGLSGYENSYPDQLSGGMQQRVGLARALAGDPDVLLFDEPFSALDPLIRRDMQNEVVRLHREVGKTMVFITHDLSEALRLGDRILIMRDGKTVQCGTGDELVGAPADDYVRDFVRDVPRGDVLTLRWIMRPAEPDDPLDGPELGPDVVVKEATRAVLAADKPVKVVENGKLLGIVGDDEILAVVAGQEGDA
- a CDS encoding ABC transporter permease codes for the protein MTVAVQKAGRPERTGTEEPPAPARRARTVSRSMIVAAILVVWLALFAVLRGKQTLSLAAADLTDLHRWFNDVNDSIGANRNSNPLFLYFFNEIRLVIDSLVTFVQELISQPAAGRPVPQIGWLGVVGIVGYVSWAVGNWRVALLTVAGFTFLGLQGLWQESMDTLALTLSAVFVALLFALPLGVWAGLSDRVNRIMTPFLDFMQTMPTFVYLAPLTLFFLIGPASATIATAIYAAPPAIRITAHAIRSVPETTVEAADSMGATRRQALLKVLLPMSQRTVVMGVNQTIMAALAMVTIAALINAPGLGATVVQALQSLDVGTAFNAGLAIVVLAIVLDRVTTAASGRADSARGSDSSFLKWRRQLMVAGGVMAAVLVYLSHTYLWAAEFPGEGSTGSTIARAATDVTTWAQDNLSGLTNAFRDILTTGLLNPFQTVLTDSPWWLVGAALAALGTVLGGWRAGLTTAVCVGLLIGTGVWSDAMTTLASTAVATVLVMLLGVVLGVWMGRSALVDRLLRPTLDAAQVMPPFVYLVPFLALFGATRFTAIVAAIVYAAPVAIKIIADGVRAVPGTTVEAAMSTGCNTWQIITKVQLPMSRGALTLATNQGLIYVLSMVVVGGLVGAGALGYDVVAGFSQGQLYGKGLAAGLAIVLLGVMFDRITQAAARRAGA
- a CDS encoding ABC transporter substrate-binding protein, with product MARHWRAGAAGLAVLGLTLTACGGAKVGDDSAAGSGSSGTCGTFNLAINPWVGYEANAAVLAYVAEHDLGCKVEQKDLKEEIAWQGFGTGEVDAVVENWGHDDLKKKYITEQKTAVEAGPTGNKGLIGWYVPPWLAKAHPDITDWKNLDKYASKFKTSESGGKGQLLDGDPSYVTNDEALVKNLKLDFKVVYAGSETALIQAYRNAEKNKEWVIGYFYEPQWFLSEVPLKKVSLPEYKEGCDADAEKVACDYPVYELDKIVSAKFAKSGSPAYDLVKNFTWTNDDQNTVAKYIAVDKMAPEAAAKKWVEANRDKVDAWIN
- a CDS encoding RNA-guided endonuclease InsQ/TnpB family protein — its product is MQLRYSFRVYPDTGQQTALAKAFGCARVVFNDAVRAREDARRSAQPFPTAGHLSRKLITEAKRTAERSWLGEVSAVVLQQSLRDAEAAYKNFFASLKGARKGPKLGPPRFKSRKDARQSIRFTANARWSITDRGRLSLPKIGAVKVKWSRTLPATPTSVTVVKDAAGRYFASFVIDTDPDADAAQMPENDRTIGIDLGLTHFAVLSDGTKIDSPRFLRRAEKKVKKAQKELSRKQKGSKNRDKARLKAARAHAKVADARREFHHQLSTKLISENQGIAVEDLSVAGLARTRLAKSVHDAGWSSFISMLEYKAERYGRTLVRIGRFEPTSQTCSTCGVKDGPKPLNVREWTCTACGTVHDRDTNAAINVKTAAGLAVSACGAPVRPGEIPAQREEAGSHGFPTGNRAA
- the tnpA gene encoding IS200/IS605 family transposase translates to MGEMQEIRTGRHCAFVMHVYSVFVTKFRHKVFTDAHLRRMEEIMRSVCTDFECDLVEFNGEANHVHLLVNFPPKVAVTKLVNSLKGVSSRGLRQEFPDLVRHYWRANKLWSASYFVGTGGGAELSVVRQYIEQQNRPV